Proteins co-encoded in one Campylobacter jejuni genomic window:
- the secF gene encoding protein translocase subunit SecF: MQFFSEKKIYDFMRMRFAAISLSFILFFGSIYLLWDRGLQYGIDFSGGTLVQLKYENAAPITQIREILENQGTFQNLSVTEFGSNEEVIIRFLGSNDNVSNDIGEHISTLLKDTGKFEVRRADVVGPKVGDELRNKGLMAIAVSLIAILIYIALRFEWRFALAAIISEIHDVVITLGAISLFKIDVNLDTLAAVLTVLGYSLNDTIIIFDRIREGIKTSKKTELAPIINESVSATLSRTVLTSGLTLATVVILYFFGGEMIQGFSLALIVGIIAGTLSSIFVASPTLLWFKFSVLEFRNKEIEKAKRKQDKERNRAMYEKGTV, encoded by the coding sequence ATGCAGTTTTTTAGCGAAAAGAAAATTTATGATTTTATGAGAATGCGTTTTGCTGCTATTTCTCTTTCTTTTATTTTGTTTTTTGGTTCTATTTATTTGCTTTGGGATAGGGGTTTGCAATATGGCATTGATTTTAGCGGAGGAACTTTAGTTCAGCTTAAATATGAAAATGCAGCTCCTATAACACAAATTCGAGAAATTTTAGAAAATCAAGGAACTTTTCAAAATTTATCTGTAACTGAATTTGGAAGCAATGAAGAAGTAATCATACGCTTTTTAGGAAGTAATGATAATGTAAGCAATGATATAGGTGAGCATATAAGCACTCTTTTAAAGGATACGGGAAAATTTGAAGTGCGTCGTGCTGATGTGGTAGGTCCAAAAGTAGGTGATGAACTTAGAAATAAAGGACTTATGGCTATAGCTGTATCTTTGATAGCAATTTTAATTTATATAGCGTTGCGTTTTGAGTGGCGTTTTGCTCTTGCGGCTATAATCAGTGAAATTCATGATGTTGTGATTACTTTAGGGGCAATTTCTTTATTTAAAATTGATGTCAATTTAGATACTTTGGCTGCTGTTTTAACTGTGCTTGGGTACTCTTTGAATGATACAATTATTATTTTTGATAGAATCAGAGAAGGCATTAAAACAAGTAAAAAAACCGAACTTGCACCTATTATCAATGAAAGTGTTTCAGCAACTTTATCAAGAACGGTTTTAACTTCAGGGTTAACTTTAGCAACCGTTGTGATACTTTATTTCTTTGGCGGGGAAATGATACAAGGATTTTCTTTGGCTTTAATTGTAGGTATTATAGCGGGAACTTTAAGCTCTATTTTTGTTGCAAGTCCGACATTATTATGGTTTAAATTTAGTGTGCTTGAGTTTAGAAATAAAGAAATTGAAAAAGCAAAAAGAAAACAAGATAAAGAACGCAATCGTGCAATGTATGAAAAAGGAACAGTGTAA
- the yajC gene encoding preprotein translocase subunit YajC translates to MAENSILTSLLPLVVLFAIFYFLVIRPQQKQAKAHKQMLESLQKGDKIITNGGLICEVVKPEEDFIKVKLNEDNVTAKISREFIAKKIDA, encoded by the coding sequence ATGGCAGAAAATTCAATTTTAACTTCATTGTTACCTCTTGTAGTGTTATTTGCAATTTTTTATTTCTTGGTAATTAGACCACAACAAAAACAAGCAAAAGCACATAAACAAATGCTTGAGTCTTTGCAAAAAGGAGATAAAATCATCACCAATGGCGGACTTATTTGTGAAGTCGTAAAACCAGAGGAGGATTTTATCAAAGTTAAGCTTAATGAAGACAATGTTACTGCAAAAATTTCAAGAGAATTTATAGCAAAGAAAATTGATGCGTAA
- the sstT gene encoding serine/threonine transporter SstT, with the protein MFSKIIQSYAKGNLIVQICIGIALGMLIGISSKEISEIANLLGILFTSALKAIAPMLVFILILTSICTKDFSQSGAKIKNIIILYIVGTFLASACAVLANFFFPVKLVLDGVQTATNSSPTHMSEIFKDLLFKIVDNPINALSSGNYLGILTWAIAGGIALKHCSNEAKQVFIDINEGVLKIVKFIVKLAPFGIFGLVANSVAQTGAQGLLSYVKLLILLVATMLFVTFVINALIVFFYTRKNPFPLIFICLRHSAFFAFFTRSSAANIPVNMALCAKLGIDKEFYGISIPLGATINMAGAAVTIAILSLTAANTVGIEISLLQAFLLSIIATFAACGASGVAGGSLLLIPLACSLFNIDYDIAMKVVAIGFIIGVIQDSVETALNSSTDVLFTAICSKNELNYNIK; encoded by the coding sequence ATGTTTTCTAAAATCATTCAAAGCTACGCTAAAGGCAACCTCATAGTTCAAATTTGTATAGGTATAGCACTAGGAATGCTTATAGGCATTAGTTCTAAAGAAATATCTGAAATTGCAAATTTACTCGGAATACTTTTTACAAGTGCCTTAAAAGCTATCGCTCCTATGCTTGTTTTTATTTTAATTTTAACCTCAATTTGCACCAAAGATTTTTCTCAAAGTGGTGCTAAGATCAAAAATATTATTATTTTGTATATAGTAGGCACCTTTCTTGCTTCAGCTTGTGCGGTTCTTGCTAATTTTTTCTTCCCTGTAAAGCTTGTTTTAGATGGAGTTCAAACCGCTACAAACTCATCTCCAACCCACATGAGTGAGATTTTCAAAGATCTTTTATTTAAAATTGTCGATAATCCTATAAATGCTCTTTCAAGTGGAAATTATTTAGGAATTTTAACTTGGGCAATAGCTGGAGGTATAGCATTAAAACACTGTTCTAACGAAGCAAAACAAGTTTTTATAGATATCAATGAAGGGGTTTTAAAAATTGTTAAATTTATAGTAAAACTTGCTCCTTTTGGAATTTTTGGACTTGTAGCTAATTCTGTAGCACAAACAGGAGCGCAAGGTTTACTAAGCTATGTAAAACTTTTAATTTTACTTGTAGCTACTATGCTTTTTGTTACTTTTGTTATCAATGCCTTAATAGTCTTTTTTTATACAAGAAAAAATCCTTTTCCTTTAATTTTTATCTGCTTAAGGCACAGTGCATTTTTTGCTTTTTTTACAAGAAGTTCAGCAGCAAATATTCCTGTAAATATGGCACTTTGCGCCAAACTTGGTATAGATAAAGAATTTTATGGCATTTCTATACCCTTAGGAGCTACTATCAACATGGCAGGAGCGGCAGTTACTATAGCTATTTTAAGCCTTACTGCGGCTAATACCGTTGGTATAGAAATCAGTCTTTTACAAGCCTTTTTATTAAGCATTATTGCTACCTTTGCAGCTTGTGGGGCTAGCGGAGTTGCGGGCGGATCTTTACTGCTTATACCTTTGGCTTGTTCTTTATTTAATATAGACTATGATATTGCTATGAAGGTAGTTGCCATAGGTTTTATTATAGGGGTTATTCAAGATAGTGTTGAAACTGCTTTAAATAGTTCTACAGATGTTCTTTTTACAGCAATTTGTTCTAAAAATGAATTAAATTACAATATCAAATAA
- the pyrB gene encoding aspartate carbamoyltransferase catalytic subunit, whose protein sequence is MRHLITTKDFNKVEIMELFKEASDFLDEKPRTFLKGKSITTIFFENSTRTLSSFESAARRLGARVLRLDISRSSSSKGETLYDTAANLDAMSPNAIVVRHANSGVPLILAKHMHCPVVNGGDGKHAHPTQALLDLFTIYNHFQGDVEGKKICIVGDIKNSRVAASNIELLSRFNLDITLVAPPHFMPNTHLKKHYKLDENIIANSDIIMNLRTQTERHNKTVYASLKDYANDFCIQKSLVKDKKLILLHPGPVNRNIDISDEMMSDERTLVLKQVKNGVAIRMAVLKKLILENEG, encoded by the coding sequence ATGCGTCATCTCATCACTACAAAGGATTTTAATAAAGTCGAAATTATGGAGCTTTTTAAAGAAGCAAGTGATTTCTTAGATGAAAAACCTAGAACTTTTCTTAAAGGAAAAAGTATCACGACAATTTTTTTTGAAAACTCTACACGCACCCTTTCATCTTTTGAAAGCGCTGCAAGAAGATTAGGTGCTAGGGTTTTACGCCTTGATATTTCAAGATCAAGCTCTAGCAAAGGAGAAACTCTTTATGATACTGCTGCTAATTTAGATGCCATGAGTCCTAATGCTATTGTTGTAAGACACGCAAACTCAGGAGTTCCTTTGATATTAGCAAAGCATATGCATTGTCCAGTTGTTAATGGAGGAGATGGAAAACACGCCCATCCTACCCAAGCTTTGCTAGATTTATTCACTATTTATAATCATTTTCAAGGCGATGTCGAAGGTAAGAAAATTTGCATCGTAGGTGATATCAAAAATTCCCGCGTTGCAGCGTCCAATATAGAACTTTTAAGCAGATTTAATCTTGATATTACCCTAGTAGCTCCACCACATTTTATGCCTAATACCCATCTTAAAAAACATTATAAGCTTGATGAGAATATCATAGCAAATTCAGATATTATCATGAATCTTAGAACACAAACAGAAAGACATAATAAAACCGTTTATGCTTCACTTAAAGACTATGCAAATGATTTTTGCATTCAAAAAAGCTTAGTAAAAGATAAAAAGCTTATTTTACTACATCCAGGCCCTGTAAATCGCAATATTGACATAAGCGATGAAATGATGAGCGATGAAAGGACTTTAGTTTTAAAACAAGTTAAAAATGGAGTGGCCATTAGAATGGCTGTTCTTAAAAAACTCATATTAGAAAATGAAGGATAA
- the lnt gene encoding apolipoprotein N-acyltransferase, which yields MKLKLNFLPYFSFIPKKLNTNSIIFKIIKVFFIAILLSNSIYLSFFENIFTQTISPFLAIWGLVLLLKSKTSKQYFWIGFFVGILWFWWIGLSSIYFNLNYLVPIIPIIIGFIYGLLFRLCYLLKFDFLRLCGIFCISFIHPLGFDWFNWGIFTVYGFFDPSYRGIICIFLIAYFIYEGYISRYYKIAIVLILFFSGFQYNEKQAQTLNLNYKLINTNISQDQKFLQENLKSNSDILIQDILQAINEKKELVILPETAFAFDLKNTKYELMLKELSYKITIITGAFHVEKEHTYNSTYIFKKGNVYILNKHFLVPFGEEIPFFRGLIKKYFLKNIEEFSKGPIQSKYKLDNQIITNAICYEATKEQNYQNSQIIIALSNNAWFNNSSEYKLQQLLMKFYASKYGVSVYHTTNGKENIVILPKKLLSKDWKNLSKEIFNDKK from the coding sequence ATGAAGTTAAAATTGAATTTTCTGCCATATTTTTCCTTTATTCCAAAAAAATTAAACACTAATTCTATCATTTTTAAAATAATAAAAGTCTTTTTTATTGCAATTTTACTTTCAAATTCTATTTATCTATCATTTTTTGAAAATATTTTTACACAAACCATTAGTCCATTTTTAGCTATTTGGGGGTTAGTTTTACTTCTAAAAAGTAAAACTTCTAAACAATATTTTTGGATAGGTTTTTTTGTAGGGATTCTTTGGTTTTGGTGGATTGGTTTATCTTCAATTTATTTTAATCTAAACTATTTAGTACCAATTATACCAATTATCATTGGTTTTATTTATGGGCTACTTTTTAGATTATGTTATTTATTAAAATTTGATTTTTTAAGGCTTTGTGGAATTTTTTGCATAAGTTTTATCCATCCTTTAGGATTTGATTGGTTTAATTGGGGGATTTTTACAGTTTATGGTTTTTTTGACCCAAGTTATCGTGGCATTATTTGCATATTTTTAATAGCATATTTCATCTATGAGGGTTATATATCAAGATATTATAAAATAGCAATTGTTCTTATTTTATTCTTTAGTGGATTTCAATATAATGAAAAACAAGCTCAAACTCTTAATTTAAACTACAAACTCATCAATACTAATATCTCTCAAGATCAAAAATTTTTACAAGAAAATTTAAAATCAAATTCTGATATCTTAATTCAAGATATACTTCAAGCTATAAATGAAAAAAAAGAACTTGTAATCTTGCCTGAAACCGCTTTTGCTTTTGATTTAAAAAATACCAAATATGAACTTATGCTTAAAGAATTATCTTATAAAATTACCATTATTACGGGAGCATTTCATGTTGAAAAAGAACATACTTACAATAGCACTTATATCTTTAAAAAAGGCAATGTCTATATTTTAAATAAGCATTTTTTAGTTCCCTTTGGTGAAGAAATTCCATTTTTTAGAGGCTTAATAAAAAAATATTTTCTCAAAAATATTGAAGAATTTTCCAAAGGTCCTATACAAAGCAAATATAAATTAGATAATCAAATTATCACAAATGCAATTTGTTATGAAGCTACCAAAGAACAAAACTATCAAAATTCACAAATTATTATAGCCCTAAGCAACAATGCTTGGTTTAATAATAGTAGCGAATACAAACTCCAGCAACTCTTAATGAAATTTTATGCAAGTAAATATGGGGTTAGTGTTTATCATACTACAAATGGCAAAGAGAATATAGTTATACTCCCTAAAAAGCTTTTAAGCAAAGATTGGAAAAATTTATCCAAAGAAATATTTAATGATAAAAAATAA
- the leuS gene encoding leucine--tRNA ligase produces the protein MAYEASLIEKKWQKIWDENEYFEPKDDLNLPKKYILSMFPYPSGRIHMGHVRNYTIGDALARYYRKIGFNVLHPIGFDSFGMPAENAAIKHKIHPKSWTYENIAYMKKELFSLGFSFSKKRMLATSDPLYTKFEQEFFIKMFEKGLIYTKEANVNWCEQDQTVLANEQVEDGKCWRCGHEVVQKKMPGYYVKITAYAEELLKDLEELKDKWPNQVLTMQENWIGKSEGLEFSLNLDEESKQKTKESSLEVFTTRADTIYGVSYIALAPEHKIVQNLLSQNLLNQDVLNKIKVIQNQSPRERQSSEKEGYFLGIYAIHPLSGEKIPLWVANFVLADYGSGAVMAVPAHDERDFEFATKYNLAIKQVIQTQENLPYMQKLGKLINSQEFDNLDCNEARLKIISQFEAKNIGKRVVNFKIRDWGVSRQRYWGAPIPMIKCQICGIVPQKLENLPITLPEDVQITGEGNPLDKHPTWKNCICPKCGKEAQKESDTLDTFFESSWYFARFASDEKTWQEKALDEKSVKYWMSVDQYIGGIEHAILHLLYARFFQKALRDLGYLTQNEPFDRLLTQGMVLKDGAKMSKSKGNVVDPDKIIEKYGADTARLFILFAAPPAKELEWNDDAVEGAYRFICKLYDRAQNVKKGELVELKQENLNKEEKYARLKVYEALKKSFEVYHQSFAFNTLIAACMEALNALALCKNEALEQEAFYIILNILEPIIPHVCFELSEELFKCKNFKKLELKEEVFVKDTLNLAVSINGKKRAEFEISSSASKEEILAFAKENTAKWLEGKSIVKEIYVEGKLVNLVIK, from the coding sequence ATGGCTTATGAAGCAAGTTTAATAGAAAAAAAATGGCAAAAAATTTGGGATGAAAATGAATATTTTGAGCCAAAAGATGATTTAAATTTGCCTAAAAAATATATTTTATCGATGTTCCCTTATCCTAGCGGACGCATTCACATGGGGCATGTAAGAAATTATACTATAGGTGACGCTTTAGCAAGATATTATCGCAAGATAGGTTTTAATGTTTTACATCCTATAGGTTTTGATAGTTTTGGTATGCCTGCTGAAAATGCAGCTATTAAACATAAAATTCATCCTAAGTCATGGACTTATGAAAATATAGCTTATATGAAAAAAGAACTTTTTTCTTTAGGTTTTTCTTTTTCTAAAAAAAGAATGCTTGCTACTTCAGATCCACTTTATACAAAATTTGAGCAAGAATTTTTTATTAAGATGTTTGAAAAAGGTTTGATTTACACTAAAGAAGCAAATGTAAATTGGTGTGAGCAAGATCAAACGGTTTTGGCTAATGAGCAAGTTGAAGACGGAAAATGTTGGCGTTGTGGTCATGAAGTGGTGCAGAAAAAAATGCCAGGTTATTATGTAAAAATCACTGCTTATGCTGAGGAACTTTTAAAAGATTTAGAAGAATTAAAAGATAAATGGCCTAATCAAGTTTTAACTATGCAAGAAAATTGGATTGGTAAAAGCGAAGGTTTGGAATTTTCTTTAAATTTAGACGAAGAAAGCAAGCAAAAAACCAAAGAAAGTTCTTTAGAAGTTTTTACTACAAGAGCAGATACAATTTATGGAGTTTCGTATATCGCTTTAGCTCCAGAACATAAAATTGTTCAAAATTTGCTTTCGCAAAATTTATTAAATCAAGATGTATTAAATAAAATCAAAGTTATTCAAAATCAAAGCCCAAGAGAAAGACAAAGTTCTGAAAAAGAAGGTTATTTTTTAGGAATTTATGCCATTCATCCTTTAAGCGGAGAAAAAATTCCTTTATGGGTGGCTAATTTTGTCTTGGCTGATTATGGTAGCGGAGCGGTTATGGCTGTTCCAGCTCATGATGAAAGAGATTTTGAATTTGCAACAAAATATAATCTTGCCATCAAACAAGTTATTCAAACTCAAGAAAATTTACCTTATATGCAAAAATTAGGAAAATTAATTAATAGTCAAGAATTTGATAATCTTGATTGTAATGAAGCAAGATTAAAAATCATTTCTCAGTTTGAAGCTAAAAATATAGGAAAAAGGGTTGTAAATTTTAAAATTCGTGATTGGGGTGTTTCACGCCAAAGATATTGGGGTGCGCCTATTCCTATGATTAAATGTCAAATTTGTGGTATAGTGCCTCAAAAACTAGAAAATTTACCTATTACCCTACCTGAAGATGTGCAAATTACAGGTGAGGGTAATCCACTTGATAAACATCCAACTTGGAAAAATTGTATTTGTCCCAAATGTGGCAAAGAGGCTCAAAAAGAAAGTGATACTTTAGATACTTTTTTTGAAAGTTCTTGGTATTTTGCACGTTTTGCAAGTGATGAGAAAACTTGGCAGGAAAAAGCTTTAGATGAAAAAAGTGTAAAGTATTGGATGAGTGTGGATCAATATATAGGTGGTATTGAACATGCAATCTTGCATTTACTTTATGCGAGATTTTTCCAAAAAGCTTTAAGAGATTTGGGTTATTTAACACAAAATGAACCTTTTGATAGACTTTTAACTCAGGGTATGGTGTTAAAAGATGGTGCTAAAATGTCAAAATCAAAAGGCAATGTTGTAGATCCTGATAAGATTATAGAAAAATACGGTGCTGATACCGCAAGACTTTTTATACTTTTTGCTGCGCCTCCGGCTAAAGAGCTTGAATGGAATGATGATGCGGTTGAAGGGGCTTATAGATTTATTTGCAAACTCTATGATAGGGCGCAAAATGTTAAAAAAGGTGAGCTTGTAGAATTAAAACAAGAAAATTTAAACAAAGAAGAAAAATATGCAAGATTAAAGGTATATGAAGCTTTGAAAAAATCTTTTGAAGTTTATCATCAAAGTTTTGCTTTCAATACTTTAATTGCAGCTTGCATGGAAGCTTTAAATGCTTTAGCACTTTGTAAAAATGAAGCTTTGGAGCAAGAGGCTTTTTATATTATTTTAAATATCTTAGAGCCTATTATTCCTCATGTTTGTTTTGAGCTTAGCGAGGAGCTTTTTAAATGTAAAAATTTCAAAAAATTAGAACTCAAAGAAGAGGTTTTTGTAAAAGATACTTTAAATTTAGCTGTAAGTATTAATGGTAAAAAAAGGGCTGAATTTGAAATTTCAAGTAGTGCGAGTAAAGAAGAAATTTTAGCTTTTGCAAAAGAAAATACTGCTAAATGGCTTGAAGGTAAGAGTATAGTTAAAGAAATTTATGTGGAAGGAAAGCTAGTTAATCTAGTGATTAAATGA
- the secD gene encoding protein translocase subunit SecD gives MRNSKINYRLIIFIAVFIFGVAFSLPSFLQSERGAKINLGLDLQGGLYMLLGVDNEEAVKSKIKSIASSLSYSFNKENILNDGLNTHDDILEFTLLDNADIAKVENLLKEIKGINIQSENMHYKISFTSEEVKNIENFALLQAVETIRNRLDQFGLAEPTVAKQGDDKILVELAGIKTKEDELRAKERITKAAHLQLMEVDDSKMGQASTMSDAEAASYGLILVPDSRNPNLKYTLKSIPILDGSMLTDARVGLSDKSNYPVINFTLNAEGSKKFADYTGANVGKRLAIVLDNKVYSAPSINERIGGGSGQISGAFTQEEARDVAVALRSGALLAPVKLLEQRSIGPSLGADSIKMSMIALIGASAFIVIFMMMYYGVAGIFANIAMLVNVLVVVAVMAMFGATLTLPGMAGLVLTVGMAVDANVIINERIRELLRDGVNIRASIEQGYKNAMSAIIDSNITSLVTSVALYAYGTGAVKGFAVTLGIGIVVSMITAILGTHGMFDYFMQRIEKSNNTRFWFGYRRR, from the coding sequence ATGCGTAATTCTAAAATCAATTATCGCTTGATTATTTTTATAGCGGTATTTATTTTTGGAGTGGCTTTTTCACTCCCTTCTTTTTTGCAGTCAGAACGTGGTGCGAAGATTAATTTAGGGCTTGATTTGCAAGGTGGGCTTTATATGCTCTTAGGTGTAGATAATGAAGAAGCTGTAAAATCTAAAATAAAATCAATTGCATCTTCATTGAGTTATTCTTTTAATAAAGAAAATATTTTAAATGATGGCTTAAATACCCATGATGATATTTTAGAATTTACTTTGCTTGATAATGCAGATATTGCAAAAGTTGAAAATTTGCTTAAAGAAATAAAAGGAATTAATATACAAAGTGAAAATATGCACTATAAAATTTCTTTTACCTCAGAAGAAGTAAAAAATATAGAAAATTTTGCACTTTTGCAAGCAGTTGAAACCATAAGAAATAGGCTTGATCAATTTGGTTTAGCAGAGCCAACAGTTGCTAAACAAGGTGATGATAAGATTTTGGTTGAACTTGCAGGGATTAAAACCAAAGAAGATGAACTAAGAGCAAAAGAACGCATCACAAAAGCAGCACATTTGCAACTTATGGAAGTTGATGATTCTAAAATGGGTCAAGCTTCTACAATGAGCGATGCTGAGGCTGCGAGTTATGGACTGATTTTAGTGCCTGATTCTAGAAATCCAAATTTAAAATATACCTTAAAAAGTATACCTATTTTAGATGGATCTATGCTTACTGATGCTAGAGTAGGACTTAGCGATAAGAGTAATTATCCTGTGATTAATTTTACTTTAAATGCCGAGGGTTCTAAAAAATTTGCTGATTATACAGGAGCAAATGTTGGAAAGCGTCTTGCTATTGTACTTGATAATAAAGTATATTCTGCTCCATCTATCAATGAACGCATAGGCGGAGGTAGTGGGCAAATCAGTGGAGCTTTTACTCAAGAAGAAGCACGCGATGTGGCGGTAGCTTTAAGAAGTGGAGCTTTGCTTGCGCCTGTAAAATTACTTGAACAAAGAAGCATAGGACCATCTTTAGGTGCTGATAGTATTAAAATGAGTATGATAGCCTTAATTGGTGCATCGGCTTTTATTGTAATATTTATGATGATGTATTACGGTGTGGCAGGAATTTTTGCAAATATTGCAATGTTAGTTAATGTTTTGGTAGTAGTGGCTGTTATGGCTATGTTTGGAGCAACTTTAACTTTACCAGGGATGGCAGGACTTGTTTTAACTGTGGGTATGGCAGTAGATGCAAATGTGATTATCAATGAGCGCATACGAGAACTCTTGCGAGATGGAGTAAATATAAGAGCTAGTATAGAACAAGGTTATAAAAATGCTATGAGTGCGATTATAGATTCAAATATCACTTCTTTAGTTACTTCGGTAGCGCTTTATGCCTATGGAACAGGAGCAGTTAAAGGTTTTGCTGTGACTTTGGGAATTGGTATTGTTGTTTCTATGATTACAGCTATTTTAGGAACTCACGGAATGTTTGATTATTTTATGCAACGCATAGAAAAAAGTAATAATACAAGATTTTGGTTTGGTTACAGGAGAAGATAA
- the metK gene encoding methionine adenosyltransferase: protein MYLFTSEVVSAGHPDKCADIIADTIVDILLKNDKNSRVASEVFVAGNKVVIGGEVKSNHKLSKADYDNLVKDVLKNIGYDGAGHFSKEQCLHPDEVDVMVFLNEQSPDINQGVDQEDGETGAGDQGIMFGFASCEAEEYMPAAISYARMLCDRVYAYAKANPHELGVDIKTQVTIDYGTKANFENCKPQSIHTIVVSAPCVESMKIEDLRSLVMKLILDSNLPKELFDPNKTRILINPTGKYVNHSSLHDSGLTGRKLIVDSFGGYSPIGGGAQSSKDYTKVDRSGLYAGRWLAKNIVAAGLAKKCIVQLSYAIGVAKPTSVSVDCMGTNTSVNDDVLSDFVMQNFSLTPNWIRDKFHLDKPSKETFLYADVAARGQVGQKDYPWEKLDALEQFKKLL from the coding sequence ATGTATCTATTCACTTCAGAAGTCGTAAGTGCAGGTCATCCAGACAAGTGTGCTGATATAATCGCTGATACGATAGTGGATATACTCTTGAAAAATGACAAAAATTCAAGGGTGGCGAGCGAGGTTTTTGTCGCAGGAAATAAGGTTGTGATAGGAGGCGAAGTTAAGTCAAATCACAAACTTAGTAAAGCTGATTACGATAATTTAGTTAAAGATGTTTTAAAAAACATTGGTTATGACGGAGCAGGGCATTTTAGCAAAGAGCAGTGTTTGCATCCTGATGAAGTTGATGTTATGGTGTTTTTAAATGAACAAAGCCCTGATATCAATCAAGGTGTCGATCAAGAAGATGGCGAAACAGGAGCAGGTGATCAAGGTATTATGTTTGGTTTTGCAAGTTGCGAAGCTGAAGAATACATGCCAGCAGCTATTAGTTATGCAAGAATGCTATGCGATAGAGTTTATGCTTATGCAAAAGCAAATCCACATGAACTTGGAGTGGATATTAAAACTCAAGTAACTATTGATTATGGCACTAAGGCGAATTTTGAAAATTGCAAACCGCAAAGTATCCATACTATAGTAGTTTCTGCACCTTGTGTTGAAAGTATGAAAATAGAAGATTTAAGATCTTTAGTGATGAAACTTATCTTAGATAGTAATTTACCAAAAGAACTTTTTGATCCTAATAAAACTAGAATTTTAATCAATCCAACTGGTAAATATGTCAATCACTCTTCTTTACATGATAGTGGTTTAACAGGAAGAAAACTTATAGTAGATAGTTTTGGAGGTTATTCTCCAATAGGTGGTGGTGCGCAATCGAGCAAAGATTATACTAAGGTTGATAGAAGTGGGCTTTATGCAGGTAGATGGCTAGCTAAAAACATAGTTGCAGCAGGGCTTGCTAAAAAATGTATTGTTCAACTTAGCTATGCTATAGGTGTTGCAAAACCTACTTCGGTAAGTGTGGATTGCATGGGCACAAATACTAGTGTAAATGACGATGTTTTAAGTGATTTTGTTATGCAAAATTTCTCTTTAACACCAAATTGGATTCGTGATAAATTTCATCTGGATAAACCAAGTAAAGAAACTTTTCTTTATGCAGATGTAGCAGCTCGTGGGCAAGTAGGACAAAAGGACTATCCTTGGGAAAAACTTGATGCTCTAGAACAGTTTAAAAAGCTACTTTAA